One Ktedonobacteraceae bacterium genomic region harbors:
- a CDS encoding DUF899 family protein, protein MNPYDQHHFPKGLDTSALPAVVDRATWQAELDKLRVREKAHTREGDAIAAARRRLPVVEMDPTIQLVGPHGPVTLLEVFEGRKLLIVYFHMWHTGQPASAQCEGCTFSNSQVRELSYLHSRDVTYATFCEGPYEESIRYRDFMGWDVPWYSVPQESVDQLVADRHFGILVCYLRDGDRVFETYWTTGRGNEVMAPTYGLLDMTVYGRQETWEDSPAGWPQRWDSKGGQFRLDGRPTAQWSRLAAGRSDDLGTQTTAPGGHPNQP, encoded by the coding sequence ATGAACCCATATGATCAGCACCATTTCCCCAAGGGCCTCGACACTTCTGCGCTGCCCGCGGTGGTTGACCGGGCCACCTGGCAGGCGGAACTGGACAAGCTGCGAGTTCGGGAAAAGGCGCACACCCGCGAAGGGGACGCGATCGCGGCGGCTCGCAGACGCCTGCCGGTAGTGGAGATGGACCCCACCATCCAGCTGGTTGGCCCGCATGGACCAGTCACGTTGCTGGAGGTCTTCGAGGGCCGCAAGCTTCTGATCGTCTATTTTCACATGTGGCACACCGGTCAACCCGCCAGCGCCCAGTGCGAGGGCTGCACCTTCTCCAACAGCCAGGTTCGCGAGCTATCCTACCTGCATTCCCGTGACGTTACCTACGCGACGTTCTGCGAAGGCCCATACGAGGAGAGCATCCGTTACCGCGACTTCATGGGCTGGGATGTTCCCTGGTACTCGGTGCCACAGGAGTCCGTGGACCAGCTGGTCGCGGACCGGCACTTCGGCATCCTGGTCTGCTATCTCCGAGACGGTGACCGGGTCTTCGAGACCTACTGGACCACCGGCCGCGGCAATGAAGTGATGGCTCCTACCTACGGACTGTTAGACATGACTGTGTATGGCCGGCAGGAGACCTGGGAAGACTCGCCCGCTGGCTGGCCGCAGCGGTGGGATTCCAAAGGTGGCCAGTTCCGGCTGGACGGCCGCCCGACCGCCCAGTGGTCCCGGCTTGCCGCCGGGCGCTCCGACGACCTCGGCACCCAAACCACTGCCCCAGGCGGCCACCCAAACCAGCCATGA
- a CDS encoding carbohydrate ABC transporter permease translates to MLDTQTTTPAFAVPADATEEQKKQARIDALKRNWWIYALLTLGLIVMIIPFVWMILSSLKNPAELALVPPDWIPQAPTLNNFYRLFNNFNFPLYFLNSIILAVSITVLNLLFCSMLGYALAKLKFGGKNALFLLVLSTMMVPAAVTYVSLFVLMSKIHLVNTLPAVILPEAAAAFNVFLMRQFMLGIPDELLEAGRVDGASEFFLFWRIAMPLSKPALATVTILTFLSSWNDFFWPLIVLTSDQKYNLPVALATFAVGQHSSDNGLLLAGAVVVVLPIIAVFLALQRYFTQGIALTGLKG, encoded by the coding sequence ATGTTGGACACCCAGACTACCACCCCGGCCTTCGCGGTACCGGCAGATGCAACGGAGGAGCAGAAGAAACAGGCGCGCATCGATGCCCTCAAACGGAACTGGTGGATCTACGCCCTGCTTACCCTGGGGTTGATCGTGATGATCATCCCTTTCGTCTGGATGATTCTCAGTTCGCTCAAGAATCCTGCTGAGCTGGCTCTTGTGCCGCCGGACTGGATTCCCCAGGCGCCAACGCTGAATAACTTTTACCGGCTTTTCAACAATTTCAATTTCCCGCTGTACTTTCTGAATTCGATCATCCTGGCAGTCAGCATTACGGTATTGAACCTGCTCTTCTGCTCTATGCTCGGCTACGCGCTGGCCAAGCTGAAGTTCGGCGGGAAAAATGCGCTCTTCCTGCTGGTGCTGTCAACGATGATGGTGCCTGCCGCCGTCACCTATGTATCCTTGTTCGTGCTGATGAGCAAGATACACCTGGTCAATACGCTTCCGGCGGTGATCCTGCCCGAGGCCGCGGCGGCATTCAACGTGTTTTTGATGCGCCAGTTCATGCTCGGCATCCCGGATGAACTGCTTGAAGCGGGGCGCGTCGATGGCGCCAGCGAGTTCTTCCTGTTCTGGCGCATAGCGATGCCGCTCTCGAAGCCGGCCCTTGCCACCGTGACCATCCTGACGTTCTTGAGTTCGTGGAACGACTTCTTCTGGCCCTTGATCGTGCTTACCAGCGATCAAAAATATAACCTGCCGGTGGCGCTGGCGACATTTGCGGTTGGTCAGCACTCATCCGATAACGGGCTGCTGCTGGCAGGTGCAGTAGTAGTCGTGCTGCCGATTATCGCGGTCTTCCTGGCGCTCCAGCGCTACTTCACGCAGGGCATTGCCTTAACGGGCCTGAAAGGGTAA
- a CDS encoding sugar ABC transporter permease, producing MSTTTRTSTVTPAARAAHKAPRRSRVRLGGRLVPWLFASPWIIIFVVFMAAPIIASLILSFTDFGIANVANPFNLNFIGFRNYVQLAHDPDFIAAVLNTLEFVVIGIPLDVVLALLIAVGLNRGVGAFRAIFRVGYYLPVVTSIVAIAVVWRYLYDPDVGLINNVLHAVGLPGINWLGDPNLAMPSIIFMAVWHNLGGAMIIFLAGLQGIDKTLYEAAHIDGAGSFARFRYITLPLLQPTMLFVVVTTSIAFLQVFAEPFVMTGGGPLNRTLTVSMYLYQQGFNYFNQGYASAIAYVLFVAIAIVSLVQFRILRPQT from the coding sequence ATGAGTACTACAACTCGAACATCTACCGTCACCCCGGCGGCTCGCGCGGCGCACAAAGCGCCGCGCAGGTCGCGGGTGAGGCTCGGTGGTCGCCTGGTACCCTGGCTCTTTGCATCGCCGTGGATCATTATCTTCGTGGTCTTCATGGCCGCGCCCATCATCGCCTCGCTGATCCTGAGCTTCACTGACTTCGGCATCGCTAACGTAGCGAATCCGTTCAACCTGAATTTCATTGGCTTCCGCAACTACGTGCAGCTTGCCCATGACCCAGATTTTATCGCTGCCGTACTGAACACGCTCGAGTTCGTGGTCATCGGCATACCGCTCGATGTCGTTCTCGCTTTGTTGATTGCCGTCGGGCTGAATCGAGGTGTGGGGGCGTTTCGGGCAATTTTCCGCGTCGGCTATTACCTGCCGGTCGTCACCAGTATCGTTGCCATTGCCGTCGTCTGGCGCTATCTCTATGACCCCGACGTGGGCCTTATCAACAATGTGCTGCACGCGGTTGGTTTGCCGGGCATAAACTGGCTCGGCGACCCGAACCTGGCGATGCCCTCGATCATCTTCATGGCCGTCTGGCATAACCTGGGGGGCGCGATGATCATCTTCCTCGCCGGGCTGCAAGGCATCGATAAGACGCTCTACGAGGCGGCTCACATCGACGGCGCGGGTTCTTTCGCGCGCTTTCGTTACATCACGCTGCCGCTGCTGCAGCCCACGATGCTCTTCGTGGTGGTTACCACCAGTATCGCTTTCCTGCAAGTCTTCGCGGAGCCATTTGTGATGACCGGCGGTGGCCCGCTCAACCGCACGCTCACCGTCTCGATGTACCTGTACCAACAGGGCTTCAATTACTTCAATCAAGGGTACGCGAGCGCCATCGCCTATGTGCTGTTCGTAGCGATTGCCATCGTCTCGCTGGTTCAGTTCCGCATTCTGCGGCCTCAGACATGA